A genome region from Triticum aestivum cultivar Chinese Spring chromosome 2B, IWGSC CS RefSeq v2.1, whole genome shotgun sequence includes the following:
- the LOC123043043 gene encoding disease resistance protein RGA2, producing the protein MELLLVQATLENAGRKEIGGPAMEELLQRLRDSAHNAQDLLDELDYFRIHDELHGTYNAADQHDKGGFHDLALNARHTAKAVGKLVSCCPWQHAKRRQRSPGESSSAQDTNQEVSGCMPKLIGKLLPCSSSQDPHIREKDCGSVQEMAKFEFNRVDFSRKMKDIIEKLQLVRKNVNGLLQSCDPRSVSDIAQCRPITKGRIDEPKLYGRDRVMDSIIQNITKGQYGDKGITVLPVVGSGGMGKTTLIQHVYRSQQVQEHFPVMIWICVSLHFNLDKVLEQIKTCTPAVEKEKSGSTTEDLIEQRLKSKRFLLVLDDIWKINNGNDWGKLLSTLNKSKEKGSMILVTTRFQAIAKKVETPGHSIKLNGLECKEFRKLFLAFVFGDEQYPRDKQFLLETGDKIMEKLKGSPLAAKTVGRLLSKDLSLRHWKRVLKSKGWEKQNDDNAIMPALKLSYDFLPFHLQQCFAYSGLFPEDYNFRSDELISLWIGLDILKPNGQDQIFEDIGLSNLNELVIHGFFREEKTYYGMRYVMHDLLHDLALKVASHDCLSLSLPSVGSVEIQPTTRHLSISTYGLGKYDEVSGKKLKSELEELKTRFKVEELQALMLFGKMDEGFVKIFGDFLGEVNTLRVLHLPKMLCPVEFMLHNFSGLLHLRYLCLGTHDIQMHLPLSISKIYHLRILDLKWWNGSRDLPDDMSNLAKLCHSYVPNDDKLHSDIYNVGKLKLLEELKVFEVNKKCEGFEPKQLEHLTKLRELGIYNLEKIDTTEEAAQAKLMEKNYLRRLTLDWDSKRSSVDPGVEAAVLESLHPHGDLQVLCIRGHGGPSCPTWLGDEFAAEGLQALYLYGVSWEVFPSLGKAWDLRELRFEHIARPKEFTIEKSFCMLIKFELIGLGSFEKWIFPAERDSSLDGERLPTDAHTFPLLQVLIIKECPKFLEFPISNHILYPKLQELKIQDCPEFLSPISWTESLRNVELANVKLLKRFTYSGSSGGAELKITGESDLLSLDQVLLFSKETGIEKLTLDKCPPLELKHLLMLTSLRTLIVKESVGLVGPLGGGQSDVEWQLPVEYIKIYKLNGNTGKELTELLPHLPKLSKLVIWWCKSIKKLVVGVDVQQTTQEASEMGGGEITAAAEEEDDGVLLLPAHLCDSLRELWFNYCPELVLVDPPTLVPGGGWLQALRSLQRLTIRWSPKFLSTFSFSRYLFPSSLQFLELVGVQGMGTLEPLSNLSSLIRLELGNCGEDLKCQVLWSLITTGGQLKELEVRGSHRFFADRDPNPRRALEDAEGGEEQQTQIVSSTLHELGTDDIAGFLAAPVCRFLSSSLTKLKLRGNWCEGMERFSKEQEDALQLLSSLQELDFSCFKDLHQLPAGMSNLTSLKKLTIYECPALSSLPKDGLPKSLQELNVGLCSNQQIRQECRGLEGTIPKIVL; encoded by the coding sequence ATGGAACTGCTGCTCGTGCAAGCAACGCTTGAAAATGCCGGCCGCAAGGAGATCGGTGGCCCGGCCATGGAGGAGCTGTTGCAGAGGCTGCGGGACTCGGCGCACAATGCCCAAGACTTGCTGGACGAGCTGGACTACTTCCGCATCCACGACGAGCTCCATGGCACGTACAATGCTGCCGACCAGCACGACAAGGGTGGCTTCCACGACCTTGCCCTCAATGCTCGCCACACTGCCAAAGCTGTTGGCAAACTGGTTAGCTGTTGCCCTTGGCAGCATGCTAAGCGCCGGCAGAGGTCACCCGGCGAATCCTCCTCAGCACAAGACACCAATCAAGAAGTCAGCGGATGCATGCCCAAGCTGATTGGTAAACTCCTACCTTGCTCATCCTCCCAGGATCCACATATTCGTGAGAAAGATTGTGGCAGTGTGCAAGAAATGGCAAAGTTTGAGTTTAATAGGGTTGATTTCTCTCGAAAGATGAAGGACATCATAGAGAAATTGCAGCTTGTGCGGAAGAATGTTAATGGCCTTTTGCAGAGTTGTGACCCTAGAAGTGTCTCAGACATTGCCCAGTGTCGTCCTATCACCAAGGGTCGAATTGATGAGCCAAAACTGTATGGGAGGGACCGTGTCATGGATAGCATTATACAGAACATCACCAAGGGTCAATACGGTGACAAGGGTATAACTGTGCTTCCGGTTGTTGGTTCAGGGGGAATGGGGAAGACAACTCTCATACAACACGTATATCGCAGCCAACAAGTGCAGGAACACTTTCCAGTCATGATCTGGATATGTGTGTCACTCCATTTCAATCTGGATAAGGTGCTAGAGCAGATTAAAACATGTACCCCTGCAGTTGAAAAGGAAAAAAGTGGCAGTACAACTGAAGATTTGATTGAGCAAAGATTAAAATCTAAAAGGTTCTTACTTGTATTGGATGATATATGGAAGATTAATAATGGGAATGACTGGGGAAAATTATTGTCGACACTCAATAAATCAAAGGAAAAGGGTTCCATGATTCTCGTCACAACTCGGTTTCAAGCAATAGCAAAGAAGGTTGAAACACCTGGCCACTCAATTAAGCTGAATGGTTTAGAGTGTAAAGAGTTTAGAAAGTTATTCCTTGCATTTGTCTTTGGTGATGAGCAATATCCAAGGGATAAACAATTTTTGCTTGAGACTGGAGATAAGATAATGGAAAAACTAAAGGGCTCCCCTCTTGCGGCAAAAACGGTTGGTAGATTACTGAGTAAAGACCTTAGTTTGCGTCACTGGAAAAGGGTCCTAAAAAGTAAAGGATGGGAGAAGCAGAACGATGACAATGCAATTATGCCTGCCTTGAAGCTTAGCTATGACTTTCTTCCTTTCCATCTGCAACAATGTTTTGCCTATTCTGGATTGTTTCCTGAAGATTACAATTTCAGAAGTGACGAGCTGATCAGTCTATGGATTGGACTAGATATTTTGAAACCCAATGGGCAAGACCAAATATTTGAAGACATAGGTCTGAGCAATTTAAATGAGTTAGTCATCCATGGATTTTTCAGAGAAGAGAAAACTTATTATGGTATGCGTTATGTTATGCATGACCTGCTGCATGATTTGGCATTGAAGGTTGCATCTCATGATTGTCTTAGTCTAAGTCTCCCTAGTGTTGGATCAGTAGAGATTCAGCCAACCACCCGTCACTTGTCTATAAGCACATATGGTTTAGGTAAATATGATGAAGTGTCTGGTAAAAAATTGAAGAGTGAATTGGAAGAACTAAAGACAAGATTTAAGGTTGAAGAATTGCAAGCATTGATGTTATTTGGAAAAATGGATGAAGGTTTTGTCAAGATATTTGGTGATTTTTTGGGGGAAGTGAACACTCTTCGTGTTCTTCATTTGCCCAAAATGCTTTGTCCCGTGGAGTTCATGTTACATAACTTTTCGGGACTTCTCCACCTACGATACCTATGTCTAGGGACACATGACATCCAGATGCATTTACCACTTAGCATCTCTAAAATTTATCATTTAAGGATTCTAGATCTTAAATGGTGGAATGGCAGTCGTGATTTGCCTGATGACATGAGCAACCTTGCCAAATTGTGCCATTCTTATGTCCCAAATGATGATAAGCTTCATTCTGATATTTATAATGTGGGAAAGCTTAAACTCTTAGAAGAGTTAAAGGTATTTGAAGTCAATAAAAAATGTGAAGGGTTTGAACCAAAGCAACTAGAGCACTTGACCAAGCTAAGGGAGCTTGGCATCTACAACCTTGAGAAGATAGATACAACAGAAGAAGCAGCTCAAGCAAAACTGATGGAGAAAAATTACTTGAGGAGGTTAACATTGGACTGGGATAGTAAGCGATCTAGTGTTGATCCTGGTGTGGAAGCAGCGGTTCTTGAGAGCCTTCATCCACATGGAGATCTTCAGGTGTTGTGCATTAGAGGGCACGGAGGTCCTTCTTGTCCAACATGGCTGGGTGATGAGTTCGCTGCTGAAGGTCTACAAGCTCTTTATCTGTATGGTGTTTCTTGGGAAGTTTTTCCTTCTTTAGGGAAGGCGTGGGATCTTCGTGAATTAAGGTTTGAGCATATTGCCAGGCCGAAGGAGTTTACTATAGAGAAAAGCTTTTGCATGCTAATAAAGTTTGAACTCATTGGCCTAGGAAGTTTTGAAAAATGGATTTTCCCAGCTGAACGAGATTCTTCCCTGGATGGAGAGCGGTTGCCAACGGATGCTCATACGTTCCCTCTCTTGCAAGTGCTGATTATTAAAGAGTGCCCGAAATTCTTAGAGTTTCCAATTTCAAACCATATTCTTTATCCTAAACTACAGGAGCTCAAGATACAGGACTGTCCAGAATTCTTGTCTCCCATCTCCTGGACTGAAAGTCTGCGTAATGTCGAGTTAGCAAATGTGAAACTATTAAAGAGGTTTACATACTCAGGATCATCCGGTGGAGCAGAATTGAAAATTACCGGAGAGAGTGATCTGCTTAGCTTAGACCAAGTGTTACTTTTCAGTAAAGAAACAGGTATTGAGAAGCTGACACTGGACAAGTGCCCACCTCTGGAGTTGAAGCACCTTCTGATGCTAACCTCGCTGAGGACATTGATTGTAAAAGAATCAGTTGGTCTAGTTGGACCACTAGGAGGAGGTCAGAGTGATGTGGAATGGCAGCTCCCTGTTGAGTATATCAAGATCTACAAATTAAATGGTAATACTGGCAAGGAACTGACAGAGCTCCTCCCCCACCTCCCAAAGCTCTCCAAATTGGTAATATGGTGGTGTAAAAGCATAAAAAAGCTGGTAGTGGGGGTGGATGTGCAACAAACAACACAAGAAGCATCAGAGATGGGGGGAGGTGAAAtaacagcagcagcagaggaagaggatgatggGGTGCTGCTCCTCCCAGCTCATCTCTGTGACTCACTACGGGAATTGTGGTTCAATTACTGCCCAGAGCTGGTCCTGGTTGACCCTCCAACTCTTGTTCCTGGTGGAGGATGGCTCCAAGCCTTGCGATCCCTCCAGAGATTAACAATACGGTGgtccccaaagtttctatccacCTTCTCCTTTTCCCGTTACCTTTTTCCTTCCTCCCTGCAGTTCCTGGAGCTTGTGGGTGTGCAAGGTATGGGAACACTGGAGCCCCTCTCAAACCTCTCCTCTCTTATCAGATTAGAATTGGGTAATTGTGGAGAGGATCTGAAATGTCAGGTCTTGTGGTCTCTCATTACCACCGGCGGCCAACTCAAGGAATTAGAAGTCAGGGGCAGCCATAGATTTTTTGCTGATCGGGATCCCAATCCCAGACGGGCTTTGGAGGATGCTGAGGGAGGTGAAGAGCAGCAGAcacagattgtttcatccacactGCATGAGCTCGGGACAGATGACATAGCAGGATTTCTTGCTGCACCCGTCTGTAGATTCCTCTCTTCCTCCCTCACCAAGCTGAAACTTCGAGGGAATTGGTGTGAAGGGATGGAGCGGTTCAGCAAGGAGCAAGAGGACGCCCTTCAACTCCTCTCCTCCCTCCAGGAACTTGACTTTTCATGTTTCAAGGACCTTCACCAACTCCCTGCAGGGATGAGCAACCTTACCAGCCTCAAGAAATTAACAATCTATGAATGTCCAGCCCTCTCATCATTGCCCAAGGATGGCCTCCCCAAATCACTGCAAGAGCTAAATGTCGGATTGTGCAGCAACCAGCAGATAAGACAGGAGTGCCGCGGATTAGAGGGAACCATCCCGAAAATCGTACTATAA